CGACACGTCTTGTGCTATACAGCTCTGGACCAGCCTTCGCTGTCTCCTCCCCCCAGAACTCGTGCAATGCGCCTGCTCCATTCGCCGACACGCTCCTAAGTAGATGGTGAAATATTTAGCCTGTCTATCCAGACACTAGCGAGGCGCTGGTTCTCATCGACTGCAATGTCGTTGGATGCGTGTATGTTGACGAGGTGCTATATCTAGAAATGCAAACACCGGCCCGCCACCAAACGTAACACGTATGTTGCTCGGAAAGGATAAAAAGACAAGAAAATAAATGTGGGGCGCTATACACTATAAGCCCAGTAATACAGAGATAGAAAGGGAAGGCAAAGGTGTAGCTACCCCGTACTCGAACGTCATGTACAACAAGGAAACGGTTTTTCGGCAGTGTCTCTATAAGGGAAAGGAAATGGGTATATGTGCGAGGTAATGCTACATAACGATGCAGCATTTGCCCTTCTTCTCGGGCATCTCCTCGCTTGGCTCGGGCATTCGCGTCGTCTTGGGCTTCTCGCTGGGCGCGCGCTTGAGCGACGCTGGCTTCGGCGAGAGCGCACGAGGGCTTTGAGGGATCGTCGGGGTGAGCTTGAACTGCGGCTGCTCGAGTGCTGGTGACTTGTCGGCAGAAGGCTCCGTCTTCTCGTTTGCAGGTGAAGGCTGCTTGTCCGGACTTGGGAGAGGCCACTGCTCGTTCTGCCTTTCCTTCTCCAGCGCGATGGGATCAATCTGCGACAAACGCTGACCTCCCGTTTCTTCCGTGTTGAGCAAGCGGAAATCAGTGTCGTACATGGACCCGACTCGGCCCTCATTCTCCCACTGCTCTTGCTGCATTCGTTTTGCGTGCGTAGGGATGATCTGCTGGTCCGGTGGTAGACGTGGATCCGGCTTGTACATGGTCGCAATCCAAGGCGCCTCTCCTTCCGGTCGATGGCCGGTAGTTGGACGCGAGACGACGTTGCCACCCGTGCCGGGCCGTCTGTTCGTGCCCGAGACTTGCCTGGTCTTGGACTGTGTCCGTGATGTGGTGCTGGTCTTTCGCGCGCCCGCAGCAGCCGCTGGCTTGCCCGGTGTCTTTGCCTTGATCGGCGATCTCGGAGGTTGCTTCAGAGACGACGCACTGGCCGATGATGAGTTGTTGCGGATATGGCCATGTTTTCTCTCGTCAATGAAGTCGTCGAGCAGTACCTGACTTCCTATGCTTCCGCTGCGTACTCGCGCACCGGCAGCAGCAATGTCGCCGTTCCAGTTTGCGCTGCCTGTCCGTGATCTTGGCAACGGCGCGTCTCGATCGGCCACGGATGCCGGTACAGGTATTCCACTCGTTTTTGGCAGAGGGATGCGAGACGTACTAGGCCTCACAGTGTGGTTTGTCCGTGAAGACGGCGGCTGCATGTCTGGTGCGGGACCCTCGCTGCTTGTCGGGCTCCACGTATGGTACTGCTGCTCAGCCAAGGCGTGCTCGGCTTCGGCAGGTATGGGGGATACTATGCGTCTCTCATAGCGCTCGTCGCCGGTCTGCAGGCCCTCGGCCAGCTCGGAGTTGGTGCGGTCTCGTGTCCTCCGCGTGGCGCTCTGTGACCGGCTGTTCGATCTGCTTGTGCGCCCGACTCTGAAACCAGCCTCCTCCATTTCCCTGATCTCAATCTCCTTGAGCTTGTCTCGGTGTATCCACTTGCTTTGGTCGGCTTCGGGATCGACAGGGCTTCCGCCTGCGGGTTTTTTCGCACCACGGCCCCTAACGGCTGCCGGAGGCCCCATCTTGCCTTTGGTGTTGCTCTTGGCGTAGGTGCTGTCCTGGTCACCAGCCATCACATCTCGACTTGGCTTCTTGTGCAGTGAGCTAGCACGTCCTGAAGCCTGGTTCGATCTGTCGTCCTCATACTGGCCCTGCGACTCCCAGGTGGTGGAGCGGACAGGCTTTGCGAAGTTGCTGGCTTGTGAGGTATGTGGCTGGCGGTTGGCGTGAGCGTACGCGGGGGCTGCATGGCCGGACATGAAGGACTCCTGGTCGTAGGACTGCCTCTACAACTGCTGTCAGCCGAGGCTCTTATTATATGGTGTGAGTAGCAGCGCGTAACGCTGAGTTTTGGGCAGCGACGGACTGAGTTCGCGCTACTGTCATGCATCATTGAGAGCCGCAGTAGTGCCAGTAGCGGCAAGCTCTGGCCCAAAATCGTGTCGTGGTGACACAAAAGAAGGGAGAAGAAAGGGTAAACGCACCGAACCGTCCAGAGGCACAGCAAAATCCCACGACGCTCCGGCACCGTGCGAGCTACTGGGCGGCGTCAACTGTTGAACTGGCAGGGGCGAACGGGACGGCGCAAGGGCAGCCATAGGACGAGCTGCCGGGTGCGGCCAGGAAACCAGTGAGGCAGTCGCCGCGCTCGAGGGCGAATAAGTCTATAGTGTTTGGTGGGCGAGTCAGGTGCTGGTTGCGATGACGACGTTGCCAAATGTTTCGACAGCAAGGCGCGTGTCCGGGATGATCGTGGTAAGAAACGGCGAGCTGGCGACAGCCGCGGGAACGGGAGAGACCGTCAAGGACGTTGCCTGAAGCCGCTGCGACGAAAAGTGGATGGCAAGAGGGCTCCGCAGGTGACGAGTTGCGCGGAGGATTATGAGGAGGGGGGCTGCATGCACGAGGCCGGGAAACAAGCCAGTTCCCTGCAGGCCGAAGGGTACTGGTTGTGCGAGTGAGAAAAAGCAAATGCCAAAGTAGAAAAAAACAAGCGAATGGTAGTGACCGAACGGTTCTGCAGCGCACTCTGCCCAGCGTCTAGGAGCTGAGTTTGCCTCGTGAGTCCTGCGAACTGTCGACGCGAAGGAGTCGTGTTGCAGGCGAGAAGGGAGGCAGCTCACACGGTCTGGAGCCCTTTGATTCGTGCTTGGCCCAACATACCCTGCTTAATTTCGGGATGCAGCCCTGTGCATGCACCACGGCGAAAAGGGCACGATCATCACTCCTGAAGAGCCGGAATGCGAACAGCGCGGCATGAGGGGGATTGAAGAAGCATCAAGCAGTGCTGCTATGGGCCATCGGCCATTGTGGTCTTGAGAACGACAGCACACGACAAAGCCTCACGTCTGCCAGAACAACACCACCATGCATCCAACGCAGCTGCTTACGGTACCCTGGCAGTTGTTCTAATTGTCACCCTCCGGCCTGTACGCTTGTTGCTCTGTGCATCCATGCACAACCGTCACGTTGACTTTCCTTTTCCCGAGCCATACCCCATGTACACTGACCTAGCTTTCGGTATCTAGGTCATAGCGTTGACAGCGAAGTCGGGTTGCGTTCCCACTCGTCAGCGGCTCGGTCCTTGACAAACGTTGCGAGGCTGGATCCCTTCGGCCTGCCTCCGCACGGCTTTTGGAGAACCTCTCTTGTGCCGAAAAGGGGATGCGTCATCTATGCCAAAACTAGCGCCAAGAGCAGCAGTCGAGGCAGGGGCTCCTCTAAGAATATCTCACAACGCATTGAAGACACGGGTCTGTGATGCACCCATTAAGTAAAATGTCGCGCCAATAGTTGAGCTGGGCTTGCTAATTTGATAGAGACACAGTCTTGGAGCCTAACTGAACTGCAGTTAACCACGCAGCGAATCTGGATTGTTTGTTGGCACCCTCTTTGCGAGACAGATGATGTTGATTCGGGCGTAGCGATCGACGAACTGGTCAGGTGTGACGGTTTCGAGGGCATAGAGGTCGTTTAGTGGAGCTCTGCTGTCGTGTAGGAGGTTGATGGGAGTGAGTTGTAGGAGCTGTATGTGCTATTTGATCGCCCCTTCGGGGCTGGGTACCGAGTGCTATCCATGAGGAGCGGCGGGCCGAAATAAAGTTGCAGCACCAGGTCCTCAACTTCACGGCTGGGTTGGAGGTCGTCAGTAAAACGCACGTAAACTTCCTGGTACCTTGTATCTTTGGGTTGAAAGTCCACAAGACTTCAGCAGCAGTCACTCAATTACCTCGCCCAAATACTAGGACTGCGCGTTTGTACCCAAATTCCTCTACAAATTCAGAACCAGTGGCATATGCGGACGACTCAGCCTCTCGAGTGACTGTCAAAGTCAGGACAAAGAACACTAATCCTGTGACTTAGGAGTCTCTCAAGAGAGGTTTCCCAATGCTCACCATGCTATAGATGGCTGAAAGACCACAGCTGATTTGAAATGCAAATCGGAGCCGCCTAGGATGTACTGAAGTCCTTTACACATCACCGGCGTAAAATGGGTCTTGACAGCTGGGGCCCCTGAGCGAGAGTGCCGATGAAGTAGGAACACGCTTGCGTTCCACCAAGGTCACGATTGGGGCGGCAAAAACGCACCTTCTTACTGAAAACAGGTATAGAACACTTCAGCACTCATTCTGGGAATCCTCGTTTGAGTTGTGCCAACCTGTATGCCATGACGTCGTCCATTGCCGAGAGCGTTGTTCAGACCTGGCGTCTCCTATTGCTCAGTTGGGATGTACAGTCATACTCGATTGATCGGGATACGGGATGTTCGCCGTTCTAAGGGCGTTGATGTAGGAAAGGGCGGCCCAGGGGATTCACAGGTCGATCATCGTGTAGGTATGATCTGAATTGTAAGTCGACAGCATTGCATCGGATGACTTCGGCCGGGTCGTGACTCCAGCGCTCGTTAACGTCATGTTCGTGCAAGGCACTTATCCGTTGTTCATGTTCTGTTTAGATGGACGCTCGTAGACATGCGTAATTATCGACATGATAATCAAGCCTGCGAACGTGGGACGGCCTTGGTCGATCGATGCGACAGAGGAATTGTGGCAAGCAGCAACGTGGTGCACGATGGTAGGAGGTAGTGGTAGGTTTAGTCCCATGTAAATGCAATCTTCCGATCGAAGCCTGGCTCAAGCAGAAGCTTCGTGGAAGCAGCACGGTGTTGTGTGACTTGCAGTAGAGCGGTAAATGAAACCAATTCTGCGTCGAAGAAAAGGGCGGCTTGCCCCTCTGAGGTCCAGCGGCGGCAGCACCCGATGAATCAACGTGCCTCACGACAACATGCATGAAGATGGAGGGGCAAATCTGGATACAGCGGAGAGTTGAATACGTTGTACAGGCTCTGGATTTCGGAGTGGAGCCGGCGCATGGGGCGATGAAGTTAGGTCTGGGATACCCCGCCTTCCAGAACCTTATCAAAATTTCCAGGACGTGAGCTCTGGCAGCTCACAACGATGATGTTGTGACTTGACAGAGAGCAGCCTCGCAAGAACACGTGTGAGTCACAGCCCGCAGAGGTATTGTCTTGCAGTCGTGGTGGTGTTGTCAAAAGGTCTGCTTGTGCAAATGGCAGTGCGCTGTTCCACAATCGCATGAAGGAGCTGCGGCTGTGGCGAGCCCTCATGCAGGCGGTAAAGCAAGGCAGGCTGGCCGGTGCCAATCACCGGGGGGGCATTTCTGCGCGTTCCAGGTGAGAGAGGCTTTGGGCGTTGCTGTGGACAACTTGCTTCGCCCGACGTACGATGTAGCGACGTAGTTCTTGGCACGACTGCCCTCAAGACTAGCACCCAGCCCCAGGGACGTGAACGGGTGTCCATGAGGGGCAGTCAAGCCATCGAACCGCCTCCCAGAGCAACGCTTAGAGCAGTGCCCCGCAAGGCGAGATGCTGGCAAGAATGCAGCGCCTGTCCTGCATACCGCAAATCCCAAATT
This genomic interval from Ascochyta rabiei chromosome 5, complete sequence contains the following:
- a CDS encoding 40S ribosomal protein S12; translated protein: MAALAPSRSPLPVQQLTPPSSSHGAGASWDFAVPLDGSRQSYDQESFMSGHAAPAYAHANRQPHTSQASNFAKPVRSTTWESQGQYEDDRSNQASGRASSLHKKPSRDVMAGDQDSTYAKSNTKGKMGPPAAVRGRGAKKPAGGSPVDPEADQSKWIHRDKLKEIEIREMEEAGFRVGRTSRSNSRSQSATRRTRDRTNSELAEGLQTGDERYERRIVSPIPAEAEHALAEQQYHTWSPTSSEGPAPDMQPPSSRTNHTVRPSTSRIPLPKTSGIPVPASVADRDAPLPRSRTGSANWNGDIAAAGARVRSGSIGSQVLLDDFIDERKHGHIRNNSSSASASSLKQPPRSPIKAKTPGKPAAAAGARKTSTTSRTQSKTRQVSGTNRRPGTGGNVVSRPTTGHRPEGEAPWIATMYKPDPRLPPDQQIIPTHAKRMQQEQWENEGRVGSMYDTDFRLLNTEETGGQRLSQIDPIALEKERQNEQWPLPSPDKQPSPANEKTEPSADKSPALEQPQFKLTPTIPQSPRALSPKPASLKRAPSEKPKTTRMPEPSEEMPEKKGKCCIVM